The Setaria viridis chromosome 6, Setaria_viridis_v4.0, whole genome shotgun sequence genome includes the window cgccggccgaaGGTGAGACAAAAGAGGCCGAGCCTGAGGCTGCCACGGCCGAGGTTGAGGCCAGGGAGACCGAGACGGAGGCTGTCGCAGCCGAGACGGAGACGAAGGAAGCCGAGCCCGTGGCAGCTCCGGCTGAGGCCGAGACCAAGGATGCAGAGCCCGAGGCAGCTCCAGCCGTGGCAGAGACCAAGGAAGCGGAGCAAGACGCTGCAGCGCCGGCTGAGGCCGAGACCAAGGAGGCGGAGCCAGCTGCTGCCGAGGCCGAGGTAGAGGCCGCACCGGTGGTCGACACCAAGCCCGCCGAGGCAGAGGCAGAGACGcccgcaccggccgccaccgAGGCCGAGGCGAAAGAACtggaggccaaggaggaggcagcgcctgctgctgccgccgccgctgaggaggccgcggcgccggcagAGGCCGAGGCGGCAGCAGCCCCTGCTGCCGAGGC containing:
- the LOC117862269 gene encoding uncharacterized protein, with product MATVEVQVPTATLPVEEAPVVAEPVPVQPAVVAEEAPKEEAAAPVVEETPAAEAAPAEPEAAKEPEAEAAPAETDTREVEAVAAPAEAEAKEAEPEAAPAETETKEAEPEAAPAEGETKEAEPEAATAEVEARETETEAVAAETETKEAEPVAAPAEAETKDAEPEAAPAVAETKEAEQDAAAPAEAETKEAEPAAAEAEVEAAPVVDTKPAEAEAETPAPAATEAEAKELEAKEEAAPAAAAAAEEAAAPAEAEAAAAPAAEAVGKSE